A single window of Eucalyptus grandis isolate ANBG69807.140 chromosome 1, ASM1654582v1, whole genome shotgun sequence DNA harbors:
- the LOC104435886 gene encoding U-box domain-containing protein 52 — translation MARRSNHHNGERKREENVAVAIDKDKASQHALKWTVDHLLSRGQALTLLHVKTRPSSIPTPMGSHVAISDVNDNVARAYRHQGESHAKEVFLPFRCFCTRKEIQCNEIIVEDADIAKGLVDYVSATPLDVLVVGAPSKSGLFRFKTSDVPTNVCRAVPDFCTVYVISKGKISSVKSATTSPPSKPPQPANMSNNPNEGRSAHNQILKAAERTTGIPRSPQNDPPDIRSPFTRARYTTNKSYELSSQDSDISYVSSGIPSTDRMFPFLCDNMEPGRLSSASSDFDNNSSGACFSGNKSFDITLQPNDFSSSSGEGGRMSISSQNMDDVEAEMKRLRLELKQTIDMYSTACKEALTAKQKARELHRWKLEEEQRLEEARLAEEAALALAEKEKAKCMAAIQAAEQAQRIAEREAEKRIHAEKKALREAEERKKILNSMVHNDIRYRKYAIEEIEAATEDFAVSRKIGEGGYGPVYKCYLDHTPVAVKVLRPDAAQGQAQFQQEVEVLSCIRHPNMVLLLGACPEYGCLVYEYMANGSLDDRLFRRGNTPVIPWQHRFRIAAEIGTGLLFLHQTKPEPLVHRDLKPGNILLDRNYVSKISDVGLARLVPPSVANAVTQYRMTSTAGTFCYIDPEYQQTGMLGIKSDIYSLGVLLLQIITAKPPMGLTHLVERAIERGNFAETLDPAIPDWPVEHALAFAKLALKCAELRRKDRPDLGTVVLPELNRLRALAEDAMPSMAQSSSSGGSSGSSHSSSTSQVRRCTL, via the exons ATGGCGAGGAGGAGCAACCACCATAACGGAGAGCGCAAGAGAGAGGAGAACGTAGCGGTGGCCATAGACAAGGACAAGGCGAGCCAGCACGCCCTCAAATGGACGGTCGATCACCTCCTCTCCCGCGGCCAAGCTCTGACTCTCCTCCACGTCAAGACCAGACCTTCCTCCATCCCCACTCCAA TGGGTAGCCACGTCGCCATCTCCGACGTGAACGACAACGTGGCGAGGGCGTACAGGCATCAGGGCGAGAGCCATGCCAAGGAAGTGTTCCTCCCCTTCCGTTGCTTTTGTACTCGAAAGGAA ATACAATGCAACGAGATCATCGTGGAGGACGCGGACATTGCTAAGGGCCTAGTGGACTACGTCAGTGCAACCCCCCTCGATGTTTTGGTGGTCGGAGCTCCCTCCAAGAGTGGCCTCTTCAG ATTCAAGACCTCAGATGTTCCCACCAACGTGTGTAGAGCGGTGCCAGACTTTTGCACTGTGTACGTCATCTCCAAAGGAAAGATATCGTCTGTGAAATCCGCCACCACTTCGCCGCCATCCAAGCCTCCACAACCTGCTAATATGTCCAACAATCCAAACGAGGGTCGTTCCGCGCATAACCAAATCCTAAAAG CCGCTGAGAGGACTACTGGCATACCTCGGAGTCCTCAAAATGATCCTCCAGACATCAG GTCGCCATTCACCAGAGCAAGATATACAACCAATAAATCCTACGAGTTGTCCTCACAAGATAGTGACATATCCTATGTAAGCAGTGGGATACCGAGCACCGACCGCATGTTTCCTTTCCTCTGCGATAACATGGAACCTGGCAGGCTTTCTTCCGCCAGTTCGGACTTCGACAACAACAGCTCTGGCGCATGTTTCTCCGGGAACAAGTCTTTTGATATAACTTTGCAACCAAATGACTTCTCATCCTCTTCAGGGGAGGGCGGAAGAATGTCAATATCATCACAGAACATG GATGATGTGGAAGCAGAGATGAAAAGGCTCAGGCTAGAGCTTAAGCAAACGATTGACATGTACAGTACGGCATGCAAGGAAGCGCTCACGGCAAAACAAAAG GCTAGGGAGCTTCATCGTTGGAAATTGGAAGAGGAACAACGGTTAGAAGAGGCACGACTAGCTGAGGAAGCTGCATTGGCTCTTGCAGAAAAGGAGAAAGCAAAGTGTATGGCAGCAATTCAAGCAGCTGAACAAGCTCAGAGAATTGCAGAGCGGGAAGCAGAAAAGAGAATACATGCCGAAAAGAAAGCTCTCAGAGAAGCtgaggagagaaagaagattCTAAATTCAATGGTACATAATGATATTAGGTACAGGAAATACGCAATCGAGGAGATTGAAGCAGCTACTGAGGATTTTGCGGTGTCCCGTAAGATTGGGGAAGGAGGATATGGGCCAGTTTACAAATGTTACTTAGATCATACACCAGTGGCCGTTAAAGTTTTGCGTCCAGATGCGGCACAGGGACAAGCACAGTTTCAGCAAGAG GTTGAAGTACTGAGCTGCATTCGGCATCCAAACATGGTTCTCCTCCTCGGCGCCTGCCCAGAATATGGATGCTTGGTCTATGAGTATATGGCCAATGGAAGCTTGGATGACCGTCTCTTCCGACGAGGAAACACCCCAGTAATTCCATGGCAACACAGATTCAGAATAGCTGCAGAGATTGGCACTGGCCTACTTTTTCTCCACCAAACCAAGCCAGAACCACTTGTGCATCGTGACCTAAAACCTGGCAACATTTTGCTTGACCGTAACTATGTCAGCAAGATCAGCGATGTTGGCTTAGCCAGGCTTGTCCCTCCATCAGTAGCCAATGCGGTAACTCAGTATCGCATGACATCAACAGCTGGGACTTTCTGTTACATAGATCCAGAATATCAACAAACTGGCATGCTTGGAATAAAATCTGATATTTACTCACTTGGGGTCTTGCTTCTTCAAATAATAACGGCAAAGCCCCCAATGGGTTTGACTCATCTTGTGGAACGGGCTATTGAGAGAGGGAACTTTGCAGAGACGCTTGATCCAGCAATTCCCGATTGGCCAGTTGAACATGCCTTAGCATTCGCAAAGTTAGCTCTTAAGTGCGCAGAATTGAGAAGAAAGGACAGACCTGATCTAGGTACCGTAGTTTTACCTGAACTTAATAGACTGAGAGCACTGGCTGAGGATGCAATGCCCAGCATGGCACAATCAAGCAGTTCAGGAGGGTCATCAGGCAGCAGTCACAGTTCAAGCACAAGTCAGGTGAGAAGGTGTACTTTGTAA
- the LOC104435885 gene encoding pentatricopeptide repeat-containing protein At3g42630, with amino-acid sequence MITRRTPPLHFIVPLNPTPHSPPPSPLPFGAAKPSPPRSVALAATPRPSSSSSSAPSLRHASGGDGDGDRRLRRAWPLWLRLSADPSFVPDLPFLSLLFSACAHARRFDLLLLVLDRLSSSSAALPPGLLPRALSAAISCFADYAQLPFMERALSLLLSRGFPVDSAAGDAFLRYYSRFASLDDLEGVYAWLKRSRHLPRPAGIRAVALAYVRDRELYRLGRFLRDVGLGRKDLGNLLWNLLLLSYAAAFKMKSLQREFLNMVRAGFCPDVTTFNVRLLAFSRMSMFWDLHLSLDHMQRAGIVPDLVTYGCVVDSYMDRRLGRNLRFALDKMNLDDPPRVSTDSLVFEAFGKGSFHSTAEAFLEFRRNSPWTYRKVVATYLRKQYRSDRNQIFWNY; translated from the coding sequence ATGATCACTCGTCGCACCCCTCCTCTCCACTTCATCGTTCCTCTCAATCCCACTCCCCACTCCCCACCTCCTTCTCCGCTCCCTTTTGGCGCCGCCAAGCCATCCCCGCCCCGCTCCGTCGCTCTCGCCGCCACCCCtcgcccctcctcctcctcctcctccgctcccTCGCTCCGCCACGcgagcggcggcgacggcgacggcgaccgacGCTTGCGTCGAGCGTGGCCCCTCTGGCTCCGCCTCTCGGCCGACCCTTCCTTCGTCCCCGACCtccccttcctctccctcttgttCTCCGCCTGCGCCCACGCCCGCCGCTtcgacctcctcctcctcgtcctcgaccgcctctcctcctcctccgccgccctcCCTCCCGGCCTCCTCCCGCGGGCTCTCTCCGCCGCCATCTCTTGCTTCGCCGACTACGCCCAGCTCCCCTTCATGGAGCGCGCCTTGTCCCTCTTGCTCTCCCGGGGCTTCCCCGTCGACTCCGCCGCCGGCGACGCCTTCCTCCGGTACTACAGCCGCTTCGCCTCTCTGGACGACCTGGAGGGTGTTTACGCCTGGCTCAAGCGCTCTCGGCATCTCCCCCGCCCCGCGGGAATCAGGGCCGTCGCTCTCGCTTACGTGCGGGATCGCGAGCTCTACAGGTTGGGACGGTTCTTAAGGGACGTGGGTCTCGGTCGGAAAGACCTCGGCAACCTTCTGTGGAACCTGCTGTTGCTCTCCTACGCTGCCGCCTtcaagatgaagagcttgcagagGGAATTCTTGAACATGGTTCGCGCCGGGTTCTGCCCCGACGTCACCACCTTCAACGTCCGCCTCCTCGCCTTTTCCAGGATGTCCATGTTCTGGGATCTCCATCTCAGCCTCGACCACATGCAGCGCGCCGGCATCGTTCCCGACCTCGTCACTTATGGCTGTGTCGTCGATTCCTACATGGATAGGAGGCTCGGGAGAAACCTGAGGTTCGCATTGGACAAGATGAACCTGGACGACCCTCCTCGGGTGTCGACGGACTCGCTCGTGTTCGAAGCTTTCGGCAAAGGCAGTTTCCATTCGACTGCGGAGGCGTTTTTGGAGTTTCGGAGGAACAGTCCTTGGACTTACCGGAAGGTCGTCGCCACGTATTTGCGAAAACAATACAGGAGCGATCGGAACCAGATCTTTTGGAATTACTGA
- the LOC104435887 gene encoding cytochrome P450 CYP73A100 — translation MARLTSFVYATLLASTLIILANFLTSRLSIQLPFWSASLVVSLPLLTCLFYLFFDRGANLPPGPLAIPIFGNWLQVGNDLNHRLLASMSKTYGPVFLLKLGVKKLVVVSDPELTTHVLHTQGVEFGSRPRNVVFDIFTGNGQDMVFTIYGDHWRKMRRIMTLPFFTNKVVNTYSDMWEQEMDLVVSDLTKDERVRSEGIVIRKRLQLMLYNIMYRMMFDSKFESMQDPLFIEATKFNSERSRLAQSFDYNYGDFIPMLRPLLKGYLNKCRDLQRRRLAFFNNYYVERRRKIMAANGDKHQISCAIDYIIDAQMKGEISEANVLYIVENINVAAIETTLWSMEWAIAELVNHPNVQRKIREEISAVLKGEPVTESNLHELPYLQATVKETLRLHTPIPLLVPHMNLEEAKLGGYTIPKESKVVVNAWWLANNPEWWKDAEDFRPERFLEEESGTDAVAGGKVDFRYLPFGVGRRSCPGIILALPILGLVVAKLVSNFEMKVPPGMDKLDTSEKGGQFSLHIANHSTVVFEPVAPQEI, via the exons ATGGCTCGTCTTACCTCCTTCGTTTATGCGACTCTCCTTGCATCCACGCTCATTATTCTCGCCAACTTTTTGACATCCCGCTTGTCCATTCAACTACCTTTCTGGTCGGCCTCTCTTGTcgtctctcttcctctcctcacTTGCTTGTTCTACCTATTTTTCGACCGTGGCGCCAACTTGCCCCCGGGCCCTCTGGCCATCCCGATTTTCGGGAACTGGCTCCAGGTGGGCAATGACCTCAATCACCGCCTTCTAGCCTCCATGTCCAAGACTTACGGCCCCGTTTTCCTGCTTAAACTCGGCGTGAAGAAGCTAGTCGTGGTGTCCGACCCTGAGCTGACCACACACGTCCTCCATACCCAAGGCGTCGAATTCGGATCCCGCCCTAGAAACGTTGTGTTCGACATATTCACGGGCAATGGGCAAGACATGGTGTTCACCATCTATGGCGATCATTGGCGCAAAATGCGTCGCATCATGACGCTCCCATTCTTTACCAACAAGGTGGTGAACACTTACAGTGATATGTGGGAACAGGAAATGGATTTGGTTGTCAGCGACCTAACCAAAGATGAGCGAGTGCGAAGCGAAGGGATCGTTATCAGGAAGCGTCTGCAGTTGATGCTCTACAACATCATGTATCGAATGATGTTCGACTCCAAGTTTGAGTCCATGCAGGATCCGTTGTTCATTGAAGCCACCAAGTTCAACTCCGAAAGGAGTCGCTTGGCTCAAAGTTTCGACTACAATTACGGGGATTTCATTCCCATGCTCAGACCTCTCTTGAAAGGTTACTTGAACAAGTGCAGGGACTTGCAGCGCAGGCGCCTTGCCTTTTTTAACAACTACTATGTTGAGAGAAGAAG GAAAATAATGGCAGCGAATGGGGACAAGCACCAGATAAGTTGCGCCATCGACTACATCATAGACGCGCAAATGAAGGGCGAAATCAGCGAAGCCAACGTGCTCTACATCGTGGAGAACATAAATGTGGCAGCGATAGAAACAACCCTTTGGTCCATGGAATGGGCCATAGCAGAGCTGGTCAATCATCCGAATGTCCAACGCAAAATCAGGGAGGAGATCTCCGCTGTCCTGAAAGGGGAGCCGGTCACGGAATCGAACCTGCACGAGTTACCCTATCTGCAAGCAACAGTGAAGGAAACACTGAGGCTGCACACGCCCATACCTCTGTTGGTGCCCCACATGAACCTGGAAGAAGCCAAGCTAGGCGGCTACACCATCCCCAAAGAGTCAAAGGTGGTGGTGAATGCGTGGTGGTTGGCCAACAACCCTGAATGGTGGAAGGACGCGGAAGACTTTAGGCCAGAGAGGTTCTTGGAAGAGGAAAGCGGGACAGATGCAGTGGCGGGCGGGAAGGTGGACTTCAGGTACTTGCCATTTGGGGTGGGGAGGAGGAGCTGCCCGGGCATTATTCTCGCCCTTCCGATATTGGGGCTTGTCGTCGCCAAGTTGGTGTCCAACTTCGAGATGAAAGTCCCGCCGGGAATGGACAAGCTCGACACGAGCGAGAAAGGAGGACAATTCAGCTTGCATATCGCCAACCATTCTACTGTCGTCTTTGAGCCCGTTGCTCCCCAGGAGATTTGA
- the LOC104435888 gene encoding DExH-box ATP-dependent RNA helicase DExH10, giving the protein MEALGKRKEPDSSEVTDSYTGSPNQGNEESAPKRHNSVRTCVHEVAVPTGYDANKDESVHGTLSNPVYSGEMAKTYPFKLDPFQQVSMACLERKESVLVSAHTSAGKTAVAEYAIAMSFRDKQRVIYTSPLKALSNQKYRELSQEFKDVGLMTGDVTIAPNASCLVMTTEILRGMLYRGSEVLKEVAWVIFDEIHYMKDRERGVVWEESIIFLPPAIKMVFLSATMSNATEFAEWICHVHKQPCHVVYTDFRPTPLQHYVFPMGGSGLYLVVDEHEEFREDNFLKLQDTFTKQKVGEGSKFSNGKASGRIAKSGTASGGSSIYKIVKMIMERKFQPVIVFSFSRRECEQHAMSMSKLDFNTQEEKEVVEQVFRNAVLCLREEDRNLPAIELMLPLLQRGVAVHHSGLLPVLKELVELLFQEGLVKALFATETFAMGLNMPAKTVVFTAVKKWDGDSHRYIGSGEYIQMSGRAGRRGKDARGICIIMIDEQMEMNTLKDMVLGKPAPLVSTFRLSYYSILNLMSRAEGQFTAEHVIRNSFHQFQYEKALPNIGRKVQKLEEEAASLDASGEVEVAEYHKLKLEIAQLEKKMMTEITRPERVLYFLLPGRLVRIREGGTDWGWGVVVNVIKKPSTGLGTLPSRGGGYIVDTLLHCSPGLSENNSRPKPCPPHPGEKGEMHVVPVQLSLVSALSKLRIAIPADLRPLEARQSILLAVQELGSRFPQGLPKLNPVKDMGIEDPEIVELVNQIEELERKLLSHPLHKSQDAHQMRSFQRKAEVNHEIQELKSKMRESQLQKFRDELKNRSRVLKKLGHIDADGVVQLKGRAACLIDTGDELLVTELMFNGTFNDLDHHQIAALASCFIPGDKSNEQIHLRTELARPLQQLQDSARRIAEVQKECKLDVNVEEYVESTVRPYLMDVIYCWSKGASFAEVIQMTDIFEGSIIRSARRLDEFLNQLRAAANAVGETNLENKFAAASESLRRGIMFANSLYL; this is encoded by the exons ATGGAAGCTTtggggaaaaggaaagaaccaGACTCTTCTGAAGTCACTGACTCCTATACTGGATCTCCAAATCAAGGCAATGAGGAATCTGCTCCGAAGCGGCATAATTCGGTTCGGACATGTGTGCATGAGGTCGCTGTACCAACTGGTTATGATGCAAACAAAGATGAATCGGTGCATGGGACTCTCTCAAATCCTGTTTACAGTGGTGAGATGGCAAAAACTTACCCATTCAAACTTGACCCCTTTCAGCAAGTTTCCATGGCATGTTTGGAGCGAAAGGAGTCAGTTTTAGTGTCGGCACACACTTCAGCGGGTAAAACTGCAGTTGCTGAATATGCCATTGCAATGTCTTTTAGGGATAAACAGAGGGTAATATATACATCACCTTTGAAAGCTTTGAGCAACCAGAAGTATAGGGAGCTAAGTCAAGAGTTTAAAGATGTCGGGTTGATGACTGGTGATGTTACCATTGCACCTAATGCTAGCTGCTTGGTCATGACCACAGAAATTCTTAGAGGAATGCTGTATAGGGGTTCTGAGGTATTAAAGGAAGTTGCATGGGTTATCTTTGATGAGATACATTACATGAAGGACCGAGAAAGAGGTGTTGTTTGGGAAGAGAGTATTATATTCTTGCCACCGGCCATTAAAATGGTTTTCCTTTCTGCAACGATGTCAAATGCTACTGAGTTCGCAGAATGGATTTGCCACGTGCATAAACAGCCATGCCATGTAGTATACACAGACTTCAGACCAACTCCGCTGCAGCATTATGTTTTCCCTATGGGTGGGAGTGGTTTGTATCTTGTAGTTGATGAGCATGAGGAATTCAGAGAGGACAACTTTCTCAAGCTTCAAGATACTTTTACAAAGCAGAAAGTTGGCGAGGGGAGCAAGTTTTCTAATGGAAAAGCAAGTGGCAGAATTGCCAAAAGCGGCACTGCCTCAGGGGGTTCTAGTATATACAAAATTGTGAAG ATGATAATGGAGCGTAAGTTTCAACCTGTCATAGTTTTCAGCTTTAGTAGGCGAGAGTGTGAACAACATGCTATGTCAATGTCCAAGCTTGATTTTAACACACAAGAGGAAAAGGAAGTTGTGGAGCAAGTTTTTCGCAATGCAGTCCTGTGCTTGCGTGAGGAAGATAGAAACTTACCTGCCATTGAGTTGATGCTGCCGTTACTTCAACGTGGAGTTGCTGTTCATCATTCTGGCCTTCTCCCTGTTCTTAAGGAATTGGTAGAGCTTCTTTTTCAGGAAGGCTTAGTGAAGGCTCTTTTTGCCACAGAAACT TTTGCCATGGGTTTGAACATGCCTGCAAAGACAGTGGTCTTTACAGCAGTTAAGAAGTGGGATGGTGATAGTCATCGGTACATTGGATCCGGTGAGTACATTCAG ATGAGTGGAAGAGCTGGCCGTCGTGGAAAAGATGCGCGCGGTATCTGTATCATAATGATTGATGAGCAG ATGGAGATGAATACACTCAAGGACATGGTTTTGGGGAAACCAGCTCCTTTAGTTAGCACATTCAGACTGAGCTATTACTCAATTTTGAATCTAATGAGCCGTGCTGAAGGACAATTTACTGCTGAACATGTCATAAGGAACTCATTTCATCAATTTCAGTATGAGAAG GCCTTGCCCAACATCggaagaaaagttcaaaaactggaagaagaagctgcaagTCTCGATGCTTCTGGGGAG GTTGAAGTAGCAGAGTATCATAAGCTGAAGTTGGAAATTGCTCaactggagaagaagatgatgacagAGATAACCAGGCCTGAGAGagttctctattttcttttgccaGGGCGGCTG GTGAGGATTAGGGAAGGCGGAACAGATTGGGGGTGGGGAGTTGTAGTTAATGTTATCAAAAAGCCCTCAACTGGTTTGGGTACATTACCATCACGAGGTGGTGGATATATTGTGGATACTCTGCTTCATTGCTCTCCAGGTTTAAGTGAGAATAATTCACGGCCCAAACCTTGTCCACCACACCCTGGAGAAAAGGGTGAAATGCATGTG GTCCCTGTGCAGTTGTCCTTAGTTTCTGCTCTTAGCAAACTCAGAATAGCAATTCCTGCTGATCTCCGACCACTGGAAGCAAGGCAAAGCATACTGCTAGCTGTCCAAGAGCTTGGAAGTCGTTTTCCTCAGGGTCTGCCGAAGCTTAATCCTGTAAAG GACATGGGTATTGAGGATCCAGAAATAGTCGAGTTGGTCAATCAGATTGAGGAACTTGAACGAAAATTATTGTCTCATCCATTGCACAAG TCTCAAGATGCACATCAGATGAGAAGTTTTCAAAGAAAAGCAGAagtaaatcatgaaattcaagaACTCAAATCGAAAATGCGTGAATCTCAG CTTCAAAAATTTCGTGATGAACTCAAGAACCGTTCTCGGGTCTTAAAAAAGCTTGGCCACATTGATGCTGATGGTGTCGTCCAGTTAAAGGGACGGGCAGCCTGCTTGATTGACACGGGGGATGAACTACTTGTCACTGAACTGATGTTTAACG GTACATTCAATGATCTTGATCATCACCAAATTGCCGCTCTTGCTAGTTGTTTCATCCCTGGAGATAAATCGAATGAACAGATTCATTTGAGGACTGAACTTGCCAGGCCATTGCAACAACTCCAAGACAGTGCAAGGAGAATAGCAGAG GTGCAAAAAGAATGCAAGTTGGATGTAAATGTGGAGGAATACGTGGAATCCACAGTCAGACCATACTTAATGGATGTGATCTACTGCTGGTCCAAG GGAGCAAGCTTTGCAGAAGTCATACAGATGACTGATATATTTGAGGGTAGCATTATTAGAAGTGCCAGAAGGCTTGATGAGTTTTTGAACCAG CTTCGAGCTGCTGCTAATGCGGTGGGGGAAACCAATCTTGAAAACAAATTTGCTGCAGCCAGTGAAAGTCTCCGTCGGGGTATAATGTTTGCCAATTCCCTTTATCTCTAA
- the LOC104435890 gene encoding methyl-CpG-binding domain-containing protein 2: protein MQTQPGKPNLKFIFKLKKKEEELGSSDSPDYVDCSIPETIDTSPQKEDVESQEKEDEVDQSNDDSSKQLVIYDPAANGQGEIVPMPDPIQSRCPSFLRSSGPNQSSKIAPSVGAFTVQCANCFKWRLIPTKEKYEEIREHILEDPFYCETAREWRPEISCDDPEDISQDGSRLWAIDKPNIAQPPPGWQRLLRIRGEGSTKFADVYYVAPSGKRLRSMVEVQKYLVDHPEFTRDGVTLSQFSFQIPRPLHDNYVRKRPARPPAPCDASGVIDPGEARPLAWAGPNDLTELHLRTPGLPSPFSETSDLDPVPPPAKKRSRKALNKQMYSGRAVNDQHDSGGEDRSQCRNSKYEI from the exons ATGCAGACACAGCCTGGAAAACCCAACCTtaagttcattttcaaattaaaaaagaaagaggaagagctAGGATCTTCAGATTCGCCAGATTATGTGGACTGCTCTATTCCAGAAACTATAGATACTTCGCCTCAAAAGGAGGATGTTGAATCTCAGGAGAAAGAGGATGAGGTGGACCAATCAAATGACGACTCTTCAAAACAGTTGGTCATTTATGACCCTGCTGCAAATGGTCAAGGTGAAATTGTACCTATGCCTGATCCCATTCAGTCTCGTTGCCCTTCGTTCTTGAGATCCTCTGGCCCAAATCAATCTTCCAAAATTGCACCATCTGTGGGAGCATTTACCGTCCAGTGTGCTAACTGCTTTAAATGGAGGCTTATACCCACTAAAGAGAAGTATGAAGAAATTCGCGAACATATCCTGGAAGATCCGTTTTATTGTGAAACAGCCCGTGAGTGGCGCCCAGAGATTTCATGTGATGATCCCGAGGATATATCTCAAGATGGTAGCCGACTTTGGGCAATTGATAAGCCTAACATTGCCCAACCTCCTCCCGGGTGGCAGCGGTTGCTACGAATCAGAGGTGAAGGAAGCACCAAGTTTGCAGATGT GTATTATGTGGCACCATCTGGGAAGAGGCTTCGTTCAATGGTCGAGGTACAAAA GTACTTGGTGGATCACCCGGAGTTTACAAGAGATGGAGTGACTCTTTCCCAATTTTCGTTTCAAATTCCTAGGCCTTTACATGACAATTATGTCAGGAAGCGTCCTGCTCGCCCTCCTGCCCCATGTGATGCCAGCGGGGTCATTGATCCTGGTGAAG CGAGACCACTGGCATGGGCGGGGCCCAATGACTTAACAGAGTTGCATCTGCGAACGCCGGGTCTCCCATCTCCATTTTCGGAGACGTCTGATCTGGATCCGGTTCCACCCCCGGCGAAGAAGCGCTCAAGAAAAGCACTCAACAAACAGATGTACAGTGGTAGAGCGGTGAATGATCAGCATGATTCTGGTGGAGAGGATCGTAGTCAATGCAGAAATAGCAAATATGAGATATGA